The Watersipora subatra chromosome 7, tzWatSuba1.1, whole genome shotgun sequence genomic interval AAAAGGCTGGCTGGATAGCCGACCAGCCTACCAATTCGGGAAAAAGATTACATTTGAAACTAGAATCCGCAGCGTTTGATACTTCCCATTTTATCTATTTAGAGGAGACTCGAGCACACCAAAAGTTGAAGATATCTCATTAATGATTTGTGTCAAGTAGTCTCCTCAACATCACCCATGAGTTCTGTGTTTACACCAGACCACACTTACACAAATGACTGCAACGCGTGTGTTTCCATGTAAGTTCCGCCCATTCCTCTCAGCCGTGTTAAAAGAACCATTCCTAGGATTTACCTGCTCAGCCAAAGAAAGTGGCGCAAGTAACACAATGAATACTCATGGCACACTCATAACCCACTTATAGCCCACTCATAGCCAACTCATAGCCCACCCATAACCCAATCATAACCCACTCATAGCCAACTCATAGCCCACCCATAACCCAGTCATAACCCACTCACAACCCACTCATAGCCTACTTATAGCCCACTCTTGGCCACCATGCAACATTACATGTTACCTACCTAGATATTCTACTCTATACATGTCTACCATATTTGGCAAGCAATTGTGACTAACAGATGCTCAGTTCTCCCTGCAACTGCATACAGGTCCTTGTTCAACTTGAGTACATCAATGAGTACATTAAAACTAGTTTTAAACTATATCAAATCTTACAGGAATCAGAATTTCCAGAGAGATACTCGAAGCATAGTTTGAGTGTTTGAGAAATACTCAAACTGGCTTTAAgtctatatgtataaatctatgTGTCTGTTTGTCATCTCTCCAGTCATAGCTATTGAAATTTAAGAGGGAAAAACCGCTTCACAGTAAGATTGAACTTAGAAACACTGggtctgcagacaggcgtgcTACCCACAAAGTTACATAGCCACCTTGCGATatgatggaataattgtggacatATTTTTACACCTGCCAATCGTTAATGGCAATTGGTTAACATATGCACGCTTGACCTAGCGCACTTGAACTACTAGAAGAAAAGCATGTGCCCAGacttctataaatatatatacatcctagtgtttgtttttgtgttCTGTTGTCCATGTGTCCAGTTTtagcaattaaaatttagcaatgaaaaattcgCATGACACTAGAATTGAACTCGCGACGGTGCTATCCGTAAGTCTACCAACTGACGTACCTAACCACTAGAATAAGCCTTTCTTATCATTCTAACTTATCTTATCTATCCTTATAAATGTACCTTTTATTATGAATTAATGTTAccttttgtgtttatttttctttgagatttttttaaaagccatttcaaaaactattattagttttttaacttgtaattttcaaatggcccgtttcaattttaaatttgctGTTATGCAACGCCTTCAAATTCTTGCTCTTCCTAAGGTCATTTTATAAACCCTAAAAACTTTTCAGGAGGACGGTTTAATATTGTGCTATCTCTAGTAGGAATTGCccctacattctctctccattccgTCAGAAAAAGTACCCTCGTGTGCGTCACCGCTATGCCTTTGTATTGAGAAGGGCCGAtatcatccatcaaaactttgaatacaatgagctgttggcaacagtaaccttttttataaacaCACTTTTATGTACTCATTGTCATTACTAACTCAACATATTCatgacttttattttgttttctcagtttgtattaattgtattagtatcaaatgatttttcattgtaatcagtgtagcaaaacagactatctagccattacttgatAAGTATTTCACATTTGAACAGCTTCAGTCGTTTtaatttttctctcaatttatttgaactgcacaaaacacttttctcatgatattaagtttaaaagttggaatggtaaatgttgtatatgttagaCAACCTTTTTCTGTGTAAAAAGACTTTTTTAAACCTCTCCATTTACCCAAGTaacgccaggcattcaactagtatatgtatatatagcataaactgAATGAAACCTCTATAactcacagaaataaacaaatactttGATTTAAGAGTTAGAATGgcatatgttgattaaaaatgaattttttgtgcaaaaccctttgttattacccatgcaacacaGGGCATTCATCAAATTCATCTATAAACTTGAGAGCCCAACTCTAAGATGAAGAAAGCATGTGGTGTTGCTTTCTCTTGTGGGTTGATGTTTGCAGCTTTAGTGATGCCTACGATAGTCTCGACACGAGCTTATTATTCATGTAGAAATTACGTTGATAGCTGTAAAAACTATGTGTTTGTTTCATGTTCAGCTCTATTGCACACAAAACTGTGGACTAGAAATTCAAGGCATCTTATTGGTTAACTGACCACACAAATTTTTCTTGCATAAACAgtagcagataacattacagattaCAGTTTCAATAACATTATTGGGTAGTTTTAACCAAATACCAGGTTTTATCAAAATTTTCAAGTCGTACAAATGGACAGAAGGATTAATGATTTTTGCAAATTATCATTTGGAAACATCTGCAATGCTGTATAATTATGTTGAACTCGCTTTATCTCAAAATGAACTCAAGATTATCTCAAAATTGTCTGTTCAAATCTTTATGAATGAAAGCAGAGCATGGTTTACTAGATTTTCAAAAGTTGACTTTTGGCAATAACGAAGTTTCATGgatgattttttaaaatttaattcgTATAATAAAGGAAGAACTTCTAGCTAAGGCACTCAGCGAGATGTATACATCAGCTAATTAGTGTAATTATCTAACCAGTGTCCACCGCTTGAACATTAACGCAGGACACATAAACCTTtggtaaatgtgaaaaatgctTTGACCTTGCGTTGTAACGATCTGTCATGTTGGGTAGACATAACAACATGGCATGGCGACTAAGGGgaaaaaataaagtttaaaattggtGACAAAAGTGCTTTTGTCTCACATTCATGCACTAGCTAGTCATTGGTGCTGACAACATAATTCATAAGACTGATTGGCTGAAAAAATGACGAGCTTATGTCACTGCTTGGATCTTGGTGGCAGCGCAGCGAGTACATTTCACTATTTATAAGAGTGTTTGCTGGTATTTGCAGTTGTGTGATGAGCGATTTCATTGATAACTTGTCTCATAAAGGAACAACGGTGAAGTGAAacgaaaaaacaaaacaattatgACTAGTTCGAAGTTGCCTTTCCTTACCTTATCGTGGGAGCATAACTCACGATGCCTAAAAGTCAACGGCTAAAAACCGAACATTATGTGATTATTATTTTGATgtgtaccgtaagtcctcatgttCAAGCCGCGaggcttgtgctcaaaaccagatgactcacgaaagaaaaaataatcctccaacaagccgcgtatgcccacagaccgcagctaatgactgaggttttgtcttCCTTGACCCCTTTGGaagcgagagtgttgagaaaGGTTCCGCTATACCCCCGTCCTCtcgaataagaaaacaggctatatCAGTacaagtaaaaataattttcttttacttccaagttcgaattaaaattcttaaacccttgcatcaagaacttacttgccatgtctcagctaaatTTTATTacactgttagagggcttcacgtttatggaaagatgccggtcaagaatgaaacGGTTTTAAcaacctatgactgtggtgagttaaacattagcgataaattcttttttagtctaaagtattccataaacatgaccttgaaaataaacgagtaggtcgccaaaatccCGTATATAAAAGTGTATTATGACTGCGATTTTATGGTTATAGCacggaactgagcagagaccgcatttatcgagaagccgccctaagcctcacataagttttaaaaacttggctttagccgcggcctatgaccttgaatcagaagccgcgcccaacgacaagccgcgcggcttgagcataaggacttacggttaTTAGGAAATGACTGAAGTTGCGAAACCTAACCTATCCACCATTCATTTATATGCTAACATAATGGTGGAAGACATATCCCATGCATGGCAGCAATCAGAGCAGCGGTTGTTTGAGCACAATATAATCGCTGTGTGTagatttaaagatgtggttgcgtcaaaaaggtcgatttaatgaaattaagacccataaaaggctaaaacatcagctacaatttgatgccatttttgtctttgtagactaacactgtccagagatatatgcgttcgaatgaggccctcttttaaaaagctcacgttccagcgggtgcttctttcgtgacatcactagtgatacatctgaaaagaaaccgcgatcgataaatataaggtcgcttcattagccaatcatcagcacgaaatttttatataggtcgtaataaatgttatcactcgtaaaacgcgttgtctgtgatctcaaatttaaggattttactctattattaaatcacatggacatcgatatttactaaattaattaacatcactactttaatgaattacttgatcgacacgttttattggcgaacaacataattgtaaaaattgctgtgaagttactgcgaaggtgactgcgagttttctgagcattaggtggttaaagtgctacgaAGGAAGAttggagaatggaggtaaatttatcttttactttgagtctcctatagatatactgttgagtttacattcagattatatttcccggtttgaggctaaaatgtaatttcctgcgcgtgcgagatatgtatgtacagtgagctcttgacggcttctttttaatccatagcatctagcaatacaatggcttagattgatgaatatactaaaggtaatattttgagtgctcattaatacatgtactaattaataaaataataactttttgctatcactaatcatcgttttgtaattttttatcggttcacctagctacatttgcttcaaaatttctgtggcagttttatctagtaaattagatttatgatttgactttagatgttcacttctcacttgtagaaagtgaagaaaatcgattgatcaatgcaaatctttaacttcccgaaccaaagcttcgaatcattggcttggcgtacttatgcctttgttaaacatttattcgtttttaaaattacactcgcaatctgtctaactcccaatttgaaagctttcagtagatacgcgttagaatgacatatctatgaatgacatatgtttgttgcatttgttttactgattacagaatttttatgtggtcccaccagccgaagcagctttgtcagtgtggaaactgccataaatgggaaagagagacttgaatgtgtgctgcataaaccatgttttgtttgagtttgctgcagtagatgaatttgttttattgtatcagctaagactatgtgagtggccacgacttgatgaatatttttaataaaagctttataccgagatgaaaattttttgcttgtaaaaattatataataaaataatattgaagataatgcaaaacatgatttgaagaatattgtagtgaattggatacggtatatgatgTCCGCataactggagaatgtgagttcaaatccagtttgcagcagatttctcatccttaaaactctatccctatgtatattcttttcaaagacgcagcttgcctATTTTGCTTACGGTAGTAAAAatctagttttcggtgtgggcaatgatatacagccccaccccCAAGATAGGCAACGAGCATAATGTGGGcagggcttttgggaggctgtatatcgttagtgtgggtagcgacagaactgtgccgatacaaagaccttattctacatagtttgcttgacagaattatcgtagaccggtagaattggtagtgggtgctcaaatgtttacacagcatttggagaaagtgagtaaagcaaatttccaattttcgttatttgaggcctttaaaacattcataataatgtatctgtagctagacttaaaattttattctagccaacatgagcaaatacaaaataaaatatatgccaatagagccgcgtaggactagactgaTTGcaaatagccaatgtgaatacgagatatgttgacagatatatcacgcgtgacatcattttgggcaagtttgGGCATGcttttttggcctgagcatttttaccgcgatcagattttttcgattttaatcttcaaatatcttggcaatgagatcgcctaacacaacaaacaacatatcaactgatagagaaaaaaaagcCGCTTTCTtctaagatcaactcaaatttgaggcaaccacatctttaagacaACAGTGTAGATAAAGAAGAGGGCGCATTGCAAAACATTAACACTAAAAATAATAGGGAACCAACCAGAGACATCAGCCTTGCCCTGTGCTGATACGCTGTCACTCTCCAACGCATCCACAATCTCAAAGTCAGATTTCTTCACACGAATAACGTTGGTGAGATTACCATGACAGTCAGTAATTGTTGGCTACAATGAATTGGAGTTTACTTATAACAACAGACAGTCAGTTACAGCTGGTATTTGCATTAGACCATACTgaactcataaacaatataCCATACTGGACTTATAAACAATATACCATACTAGATTCATAAACAATGGACCATACTGGACTCATAAACAATAGATTATACTGGACTCATAAGCAATAGACCATACTAGACTCATAAACAATGGACCATACTGGACTCATAAACAATAGACTATACTGGACTCATAAGCAATAGACCATACTGGACTCATAAACAATGGACCATACTGGACTCATAAACAATAGACTATACTGGACTAAAAAACGATTCTCTATTCACCTCATCAGGGTTGATCACCCAGTGGCCATCTACAAAGTACTTGTACTGGTGTTCCCCTTCCTCTAGTTCGACTATTGTGTAAAAGTTGTCTGTGCTACAATAGAGTCACCAACTTTAGTAAACATTCTTGTCAGAGGTGTATCTAGAGGCCTTCCAGCTGATGAAATATCTAGAGTAGCAGGTGTTGCTCAGCACTTCTGCGATATCTACTAAGCGACCTTATAAAGGGTGGTGCCTATAGTAATGCGAAATAAATGATGACAACTTACAAAGGGTGGTGCCTATAGAAATGTGAGCCATAATCTGAGATATCAATACAAATACCAATGCCAAGGCTATGACAACAATACAGACACAAATGCCTGGGGCCTAGTCTATGATAACAATACAAATATGAATGATTGGGCCCTAGTCTATGAtggtaattaaaataaaaaatcgaCACGTACATGAATACATGATGCCTGTCTTTCTCATGTATGCTAAATCAGTTTATGAATGCTAATCACAAAGTAACAGATCACCGGATTGTACCACTTGAGGCATGTTTTATCACATCCATCAATAACAAACTGAATGACCGACATTAAACATAAAACACTGACCTCTTCACGAGCGGAAGTTTGTTGCTCCACTTGTTGAAGGAACCAGATATAGAAACCTCTTGGCCACCCTTGTCCCATTTTATAACTGCAGACAAGGCTGGAGACACGACGGGTAGGGAATGTGATAAATCAGGTTCTACAGAAACGGAATTAGCCCTCAACCTTGTTATGTACTGTCCAGGAGAGATGAAATCCAGACCTCCTTCTAGACCGCTATGTGCAGCCTGCAAGTGTATATTCATATCATGCACTTGTGGAGAAGGAAAATGCTAACAATCCGAGGTTAACTGACAgtttaaatattatgaaaaaaatgataaataaacaCTGTGCTTACGCGGGACGCCATGTGAGCAGAGAGACCACTGATGCCTGAAAGAGATGAATTCAGCTCCTGTTCAAACCTGTCAGATCGGACACCAGGAATAGGGATTCCATAAGATTCATTGGTATGACTGTTTGAGGGGGGATTATTGTGAGCCTGCAGACCTGTTGATGGTGTTGGGCTCATCGTACCGCTTGGGCCTGTGTAAAACAAGGAGGGACAGTGCTTTATCAATCCTTGTGACAACTACTAAGACCCGATGAAGCTATCAAGCCTTGTGACAACCCCCTAAGTAATGATGAACCTATCAATTCTTGTGACAAACCCTAAAACATGATGAATCTATCAATCCTTGTGACAATCTTAAGACACAATAAATCTATCAATCAATGTGACAAACCCTAAAACATGATGAATCTACCAATCCTTACAACAACCCCTAAAACATGATGAACCTACCAATCCTTGTGACAACCCCTCAGTCATAATGAATAAACACTCATCAAAATAGTTGAGATTTAATAACTTGACATAGTATTTGAGAAAATCCATGTATAAAGTTTTCATAGGATCACATCCAAGTTATACTTCAGTACCTTTCTAGTGTAAATATTAAGCTACAAACCTGGATGTGAATTTCCCATTCTTTGGATAAGTCAAATTTCTCCACCAGATCTATCTACAAGGAGTCTTTAAACTATGAGGATAAGGTCTTTTTAGACAGATATCATAGACACAAAGTGTACTAATGGTGAGCAAACATGTCAGCGCTGTATTTCTTTTAATGACGcttgaaatcatttttaaaGCCATCATCTACAGCATCAGGTTAGCCGTTAGATTAGCCAGTTGCACTGATAATCAAATTATGATTGGTCAAAGGAGATGTTTAGAGCTTTATATGCTATAAGATACATACAATGATTGATAGCAGCAAGCTAAACTACGATGTTACTGAAAATTTTATCTAGCCCTACTATGATCTATTGATACAGAGTTATAATGGCTATTTTCAAAGAAGCATCTCTTTATTTTGTCTTTGAACATTCCAGCTATCTTGTGTGTTTATTGGATGCTGCAAATCGACTTAGTGCCAAGCATGAAGTGTATTTTGTCATGAAATACCATTTTAGTTGAAGTTTTGACAAATAGTGACATGGCTATGCTCAAAACAGAATACATgcaagataatgcaaaacattcaAAAGTTATTGGCAAAATTTCAGCACTACATGAAACTAACACAGGCAAACAAACCTGCACAACTGTAAAATAGCCAAAGCAAGAGGTATATTTACATCATTCAGGACATAAATCATAAATAAACTAATGAACATGGCTCAAAAGACAAAAATAACCTTTAAGCATTACATTTCAAACTAGCAAAGAAACTGGCAgcagggattacgtgtttgtcacaatttccatttccataacatttccataattcatttctatattatttccataacatttccataatttatttccatattgtttccatttccataattcatttccatattatttccatttccataacatttccataattcatttccatattgtttccatttccataacatttccatagttttttccatttccataacatttccataatttatttccatttccataagtcatttccatatttttttcatttccataacatttccataattcatttccatattatttctataacatttccatatttctaaaataaaatttccatatccatttccataaaattatggaaatacagtcaaacatggataactcgcccacggatagctcgaacacatggttaattcgaacggtttctttggtccgttcccacgtaatgataaattgctatagataactcgaactcaacactgttaattcgaactgtttttttgcccaacggctaccgaaacggttgttatcgctttagaaaatcactttattcaaagccatagaggtaaacctcatcttttcgtaattcataagcgtcgctattaccaccatcggcaaaatatttttgtcaacgacttttttaaaggtttggtgaaatttgatttatactgctatacgatgaatagcacgggctagccgggtcacgcgcgcaaggactttcgccacgcacatacaaaacaaaaacagcatgttgtttttgatttgtatgtgcgtggcgaaaatccttgagtgcgtgacccggctagcccgtgacgaatagttttccgacgttgattccgtgttgaatcaacgtcggaatgttgaatgtttaaaacgtcttaaaaattgttgtaattaaacgtatatgttgtcttagctaaaaaaactattcatcgttggacctaaacacagaatacgtgtgtacattcaataagtatccattcaaaaagcgtgagtgatatacaatgcaccgtaaaacctcgtaaaacttttaattgaactgcctcggagtgttgctcttaacgaatcccaggtaaagtaaggtaatctttgcataaacttcaagaaaaatcggcaaaattgatcgtgggtaaaacactcaaaagaaaaag includes:
- the LOC137399476 gene encoding 5'-AMP-activated protein kinase subunit beta-2-like; the encoded protein is MGNSHPGPSGTMSPTPSTGLQAHNNPPSNSHTNESYGIPIPGVRSDRFEQELNSSLSGISGLSAHMASRAAHSGLEGGLDFISPGQYITRLRANSVSVEPDLSHSLPVVSPALSAVIKWDKGGQEVSISGSFNKWSNKLPLVKSTDNFYTIVELEEGEHQYKYFVDGHWVINPDEPTITDCHGNLTNVIRVKKSDFEIVDALESDSVSAQGKADVSEYPQSEYGQQTPVRRPTDRKVGPPVLPQHLLQVIVNKDVAPHLESSFVPEPNHVMLNHLYALSIKDGVMVLSDTSRFRKKCVTTLLYKPID